The following proteins are encoded in a genomic region of Pyrus communis chromosome 11, drPyrComm1.1, whole genome shotgun sequence:
- the LOC137707586 gene encoding heat shock 70 kDa protein 17-like, translating into MQSRMASIVIKLGLFLSVLCLMFLRSQCAVMSIDLGSEWVKVAVVNLKRGQSPITVAINEMSKRKSPNLVAFHSGDRLLGEEAAGLVARYPEKVYSQTRDLIGKPFSSSKTLLDSLYLPFDVTEDTMGTVIFKIDDKVTTYSVEDLVAMILGYAANLAEFHSKVPVKDAVISVPPYFGQAERKGLLRAAQLVGINVLALINEHSGAALQYGIDKDFSNESRHVIFYDMGTSSTYAALVYFSAYNAKEFGKTVSVNQFQVKDVRWNPQLGGQNLELRLVEYFAEQFNKQVGNGVDVRKSPKAMAKLKKQVKRTKEILSANKMAPISVESLYDDRDFRSTITREKFEELCEDLWEKSLIPLKEVLKHSGLKVDEIYAVELIGGATRVPKLQARLQEYLGRKELDRHLDADEATVLGAALYAANLSDGIKLNRKLGMIDGSTYGFVLELDGRDLQKEDSTRQTLVQRMKKLPSKMFRSFIQSKNFEVTLAYESEDLLPPGATSPVFAQYSVSSLTETSEKYASRNLSSPIKASLHFSLSRSGVLSLDRADAFIEVSEWVEVPKKNLTTQENSTNVAPNISTETGAQNTSKESNGNTDDGGNSNSSNSTVETDIIIEKKLKKRTFRIPLKIVEKTVGPAMSPSKESLAEAKRKLEELDKKDAERRRTAELKNTLEGYIYGTKEKFETSEEYEKVSTSEERQSFIGKLDEVQEWLYTDGEDATASEFQERLDVLKAIGDPIFFRFKELTARPEAVEHARKYLVEVQQILRGWESNKPWIPKDRTDEVASDADKLKKWLDEKEDAQKKTPAHSKPAFTSDEVFGKVFDLEDEVARVNRIPKPKPKIEKPTSNETESSGEKVKDSDSSSDNSSQDDQKAGDSDDSANEKVESEGHDEL; encoded by the exons ATGCAATCTAGGATGGCGTCAATCGTAATCAAGCTAGGGTTATTCCTATCTGTGCTTTGCCTCATGTTTTTGCGTTCTCAATGTGCGGTTATGAGTATAGACCTAGGCTCTGAATGGGTGAAAGTTGCGGTAGTGAACCTTAAGCGCGGGCAGAGCCCGATCACAGTCGCTATTAACGAGATGTCGAAGCGAAAGTCCCCTAACTTGGTTGCATTTCATTCTGGTGACCGCCTTCTTGGTGAGGAAGCAGCTGGATTGGTTGCTCGGTACCCGGAGAAAGTCTACTCTCAAACAAGGGACTTGATTGGAAAACCCTTTAGTTCCAGCAAAACCCTTTTGGATTCATTGTACTTGCCATTTGACGTTACAGAGGATACTATGGGAACTGTTATTTTCAAAATTGATGATAAAGTGACTACTTATTCAGTCGAGGACCTAGTGGCGATGATTTTAGGTTATGCTGCAAATTTGGCAgagtttcattcaaaagtgcCTGTAAAGGATGCTGTAATTTCAGTTCCTCCGTACTTTGGGCAAGCAGAGAGAAAGGGGTTACTCCGAGCGGCACAGTTGGTGGGGATTAATGTTCTTGCTTTGATAAATGAGCATTCTGGTGCAGCATTGCAGTATGGGATTGACAAGGATTTCTCAAATGAGTCAAGGCATGTAATTTTCTATGATATGGGCACCAGCAGTACCTATGCGGCACTTGTATATTTCTCGGCGTATAATGCCAAGGAGTTTGGAAAGACCGTGTCAGTCAACCAGTTTCAG GTCAAGGATGTCAGATGGAACCCACAACTTGGGGGCCAGAACTTGGAATTACGGTTGGTGGAGTATTTTGCAGAGCAGTTCAATAAACAAGTAGGGAATGGTGTTGATGTGAGGAAGTCTCCAAAAGCAATGGCTAAATTGAAGAAACAGGTCAAGCGTACAAAAGAAATTCTAAGTGCAAACAAAATGGCTCCAATATCTGTTGAATCCCTTTATGATGATCGGGACTTCAG GAGCACGATAACTCGTGAAAAGTTTGAAGAGCTCTGCGAAGATCTGTGGGAGAAGTCGCTAATACCTCTTAAGGAAGTGCTCAAGCATTCTGGTTTAAAGGTAGATGAGATATATGCAGTGGAACTGATAGGAGGAGCTACTAGAGTGCCAAAGTTGCAG GCTAGGCTTCAGGAATATCTTGGAAGGAAAGAGTTGGATAGACATCTGGATGCTGATGAAGCTACAGTTCTTGGTGCAGCATTATATGCTGCTAATTTAAGTGATGGAATCAAACTGAACCGTAAGTTAGGGATGATTGATGGTTCTACCTATGGGTTTGTGCTTGAGTTAGATGGCCGCGATCTTCAGAAAGAAGATAGCACTAGGCAGACACTTGTGCAACGGATGAAGAAACTCCCCAGCAAG ATGTTCAGGTCCTTTATCCAGAGCAAAAATTTTGAAGTGACACTAGCATACGAGAGTGAAGACCTTTTACCCCCTGGTGCCACCTCTCCTGTATTTGCTCAGTACTCTGTGTCCAGTTTGACAGAGACAAGTGAGAA GTATGCATCACGAAATTTGTCTTCACCCATTAAAGCAAGTTTGCATTTCTCTTTGAGTAGAAGTGGTGTTTTGTCGTTGGATCGTGCAGATGCTTTTATTGAAGTGTCAGAATGGGTAGAAGTTCCTAAGAAGAATCTGACTACTCAGGAGAATTCAACTAATGTTGCACCCAACATATCGACTGAAACTGGTGCTCAGAACACATCAAAAGAAAGCAATGGCAATACTGATGATGGTGGAAATAGTAACAGTTCCAACTCTACAGTAGAAACAGACATCATtattgaaaaaaagctgaaaaagcGGACCTTTAGGATTCCACTGAAG ATTGTCGAGAAAACAGTCGGACCTGCGATGTCTCCTTCAAAAGAATCTCTTGCTGAAGCAAAACGTAAATTAGAAGAATTAGACAAGAAGGATGCAGAGCGGAGGAGAACGGCAGAGTTGAAAAATACCTTGGAAGGATACATATATGGTACCAAAGAAAAG TTTGAAACATCTGAGGAATATGAAAAGGTTTCAACTAGCGAGGAACGCCAATCCTTTATTGGAAAGCTAGATGAG GTGCAAGAGTGGCTTTACACCGATGGTGAAGATGCTACTGCTTCAGAGTTTCAGGAACGCCTAGATGTGCTAAAAGCTATTGGTGATCCGATATTCTTCAg ATTCAAAGAGCTCACTGCTCGGCCAGAAGCAGTGGAACACGCTCGAAAGTACCTTGTTGAAGTGCAACAG ATTCTACGTGGATGGGAGTCAAACAAACCCTGGATTCCGAAAGATCGAACAGATGAG GTTGCGAGTGATGCTGACAAGTTGAAGAAGTGGTTGGACGAGAAGGAGGATGCGCAGAAAAA GACTCCTGCACATAGCAAACCAGCATTCACATCGGATGAAGTGTTCGGGAAGGTGTTTGATCTGGAAGATGAG GTTGCTAGAGTCAACAGAATCCCCAAGCCAAAGCCTAAAATTGAGAAACCCACAAGCAATGAAACCGAGAGCAGCGGAGAAAAAGTTAAGGATTCTGACTCGAGTTCTGATAATTCTTCACAAGATGACCAGAAAGCCGGAGACTCAGATGACTCAGCAAATGAAAAAGTTGAGTCTGAGGGTCACGATGAGCTGTGA
- the LOC137707588 gene encoding UDP-arabinose 4-epimerase 1-like encodes MDIPVSKRRRNFSSKFIAAAGLITLCIVMFKQSHDSSSLNKFSFHEAGITHVLVTGGAGYIGSHAALRLLKDSCRVTIVDNLSRGNIGAFRVLQQLFPEPGRLQFIYADLGDAKAVNKIFSENAFDAVMHFAAVAYVGESTVEPLRYYHNITSNTLLVLEAMAAHNVKTLIYSSTCATYGEPKKMPITEETEQVPINPYGKAKKMAEDIILDFSKNSNMAVMILRYFNVIGSDPEGRLGEAPRPDLREQGRISGACFDAARGIIPGLKVRGTDYDTADGTCVRDYIDVTDLVDAHVKALANAKPGKVGIYNVGTGKGSSVKEFVEACKKATGVDIKVEYLSRRPGDYAKVYSDPSKVRQELNWTAKYTLQESLRIAWRWQKLHLNGYGPSNT; translated from the exons ATGGATATTCCAGTCTCGAAACGGAGGAGGAACTTTTCCAGCAAATTTATCGCAGCTGCCGGCCTAATCACCCTCTGCATTGTCATGTTCAAGCAGTCACATGATTCTAGCAGTCTCAACAAG TTCTCTTTTCATGAAGCAGGGATCACTCATGTCTTGGTCACAGGAGGAGCTGGCTACATAGGCTCTCATGCTGCACTTAGGCTCTTGAAGGACTCATGCCGTGTAACGATAGTG GACAATCTCTCTCGAGGAAACATCGGTGCTTTTAGGGTTCTTCAACAGTTGTTTCCAGAACCCGGGAGGCTTCAGTTCATATACGCTGACCTCGGAGACGCAAAAGCT GTCAATAAAATCTTCTCAGAGAATGCATTTGATGCTGTCATGCATTTTGCAGCTGTTGCTTATGTTGGGGAAAGTACAGTCGAGCCTCTTCG ATACTATCACAATATCACATCAAATACCCTGTTGGTTTTGGAGGCAATGGCAGCACACAATGTAAAAACATTGATCTATTCTAGTACTTGTGCAACTTATGGTGAACCTAAGAAGATGCCGATCACCGAAGAAACCGAGCAA GTCCCAATCAATCCATAtggaaaagcaaagaaaatggCAGAAGATATCATACTAGATTTCTCCAAAAACTCAAACATGGCAGTCATGATCTTACG ATATTTTAATGTGATAGGATCAGACCCGGAGGGAAGACTAGGAGAGGCTCCTCGACCTGATCTACGTGAGCAGGGACGAATATCTGGTGCATGTTTTGATGCCGCTCGAGGGATTATTCCTGGACTGAAG GTCAGAGGAACAGACTATGATACAGCTGATGGTACTTGTGTGAGGGACTATATTGATGTCACTGACCTGGTGGATGCTCATGTGAAAGCTCTCGCCAATGCAAAACCGGGGAAGGTTGGGATCTACAATGTGGGCACTGGAAAAG GTAGTTCAGTGAAGGAGTTTGTCGAGGCATGCAAGAAGGCGACAGGAGTGGACATAAAGGTTGAATACCTCAGCCGAAGGCCAGGGGACTATGCTAAAGTTTATAGTGATCCTTCCAAGGTAAGGCAGGAATTGAATTGGACAGCCAAGTACACACTTCAAGAAAGCCTACGGATTGCATGGAGATGGCAAAAATTGCATTTGAACGGCTATGGTCCTTCCAATACTTAG